A region of Flavobacterium indicum GPTSA100-9 = DSM 17447 DNA encodes the following proteins:
- a CDS encoding DUF1972 domain-containing protein — MKIGILGTRGVPNHYGGFEQFAEFFSVFLAEKGHEVYVYNSHTHPYQEKEFKGVKLIHCHDPENKIGTIGQFIYDLNCILDARKKNFDIILQLGYTSSSVWFKLHPKNAVVITNMDGLEWKRTKYSKPVQQALKWAEKLAVKNSDFLIADSLGIQNYLQQKYHVPSKYIAYGADNFKANNSEVLNEYDVNEYQFNMIMARFEPENNFEMVLDGYAQSNTTMPILVIGNHQNKHGEYLKNKFSSDKRIRFLGAIYNLNALNHLRFYSNLYFHGHTVGGTNPSLLEAMSSGALIAAHNNEFNKGVLQENALYFTNSNDVKNILNSTKKSDNLHLIENNYLAIDSTFNWNKINEQYLQFFEVCMERNSRRK; from the coding sequence ATGAAAATAGGCATCTTAGGCACACGTGGCGTTCCCAATCATTACGGAGGTTTTGAACAATTTGCTGAGTTTTTTTCTGTTTTTTTAGCAGAAAAAGGACACGAGGTCTATGTATATAATTCGCACACACATCCTTATCAAGAAAAAGAATTTAAAGGCGTGAAATTAATTCATTGCCATGATCCTGAAAATAAAATAGGTACAATAGGTCAATTTATTTACGACCTAAATTGTATTTTAGACGCTAGAAAAAAAAACTTTGATATTATACTTCAACTAGGTTATACTAGTAGTTCGGTTTGGTTTAAATTACACCCCAAAAATGCCGTAGTAATTACCAATATGGATGGGTTAGAATGGAAAAGAACAAAGTATTCAAAACCTGTTCAACAAGCATTGAAATGGGCTGAAAAGTTAGCAGTTAAAAACAGTGATTTTCTTATCGCCGATTCATTAGGTATTCAAAATTATTTACAACAAAAATATCATGTTCCAAGCAAATACATAGCTTATGGGGCAGACAATTTTAAAGCAAATAATTCAGAAGTTTTGAATGAGTATGATGTTAATGAATACCAATTTAACATGATAATGGCTCGTTTTGAACCAGAAAATAATTTTGAAATGGTGTTGGATGGTTATGCGCAATCCAACACAACTATGCCTATATTGGTAATTGGAAACCATCAAAATAAACACGGGGAATATTTAAAAAATAAATTTTCTTCGGATAAACGTATTCGATTTTTAGGCGCTATTTATAACCTAAATGCATTGAATCATTTACGATTTTACTCTAATCTATATTTTCACGGTCACACCGTAGGAGGTACCAACCCTTCATTGCTTGAAGCTATGTCTTCAGGCGCTTTAATTGCGGCACATAATAATGAATTTAACAAAGGGGTTTTACAAGAAAACGCATTGTATTTTACGAATTCTAATGACGTTAAAAATATCTTAAATTCTACCAAAAAAAGTGATAACTTGCACTTGATTGAAAATAATTATTTAGCAATTGATTCAACATTTAATTGGAATAAAATAAATGAACAGTATTTACAGTTTTTTGAAGTCTGCATGGAAAGAAATTCTAGACGAAAGTAA
- a CDS encoding 2OG-Fe(II) oxygenase, whose amino-acid sequence MINFDKIEANLESLRIQYLTAQPFPYLIIDGFCDEEKLTKAYNSIPELDNKSRDYAFANNKFEKSNYKVLSPELDELYHDLASERFNKILSFITAKKIFVDPKNHGGGLHQGKKNSFLDMHLDFNYHPINKNWYRELNLLLYLNKDWKEEYKGHLKIRDLRTDEEAELAVPFNRLIIQQCAPYTLHGYDMTNFPEGRYRTSIATYAYQVHNMHFEKPRTTDWFPKEDASFAKKLLAKNYNFLVQTKNKFFGSGTAKNQ is encoded by the coding sequence ATGATCAATTTTGATAAAATAGAAGCAAATTTAGAAAGCTTAAGAATACAATATTTAACTGCTCAGCCTTTTCCTTATTTAATTATTGATGGGTTTTGTGATGAAGAAAAATTAACAAAAGCTTATAATTCTATTCCAGAGTTAGATAATAAAAGTAGAGATTATGCTTTTGCAAATAACAAATTTGAAAAATCAAATTACAAAGTACTTTCTCCTGAATTAGACGAATTGTATCATGATTTAGCTTCGGAACGTTTTAATAAAATTTTATCATTTATTACAGCTAAGAAAATATTTGTTGACCCAAAGAACCATGGTGGTGGTTTACACCAAGGAAAAAAGAATAGCTTTTTAGATATGCATTTGGATTTCAACTATCATCCCATCAACAAAAACTGGTATAGAGAACTAAATTTGCTTTTATACTTAAACAAAGATTGGAAAGAAGAGTATAAAGGTCACTTAAAAATTAGAGATCTTAGAACTGATGAAGAAGCAGAATTAGCCGTTCCTTTTAATCGTTTGATTATTCAACAATGTGCTCCTTACACTTTGCATGGTTATGACATGACCAATTTCCCAGAGGGAAGATACAGAACGTCTATTGCAACGTATGCATATCAAGTACACAATATGCATTTTGAAAAACCAAGAACTACCGATTGGTTTCCGAAAGAAGATGCTTCATTTGCCAAAAAATTATTAGCTAAAAATTATAATTTCTTAGTACAAACTAAAAATAAATTTTTTGGTAGTGGTACGGCTAAAAACCAGTAA